One Phycisphaera mikurensis NBRC 102666 DNA window includes the following coding sequences:
- a CDS encoding lysophospholipid acyltransferase family protein, with translation MSDAIYDLLCAGGRPVWTLCTSPTVLHAERAKLPPPFLVAANHEGPFDIPMLMRHVPQRLDFLSIVEVFSRPLLGPFYRSMNAFPLDRSRPDAATVRVILDRLARGRCVAMFPEGGFRRGRHRVTAGGRIRPGLGGLARLAGVPVLPAVMAGGERFAGVRPWLPTRSVRYGVAFGEAMDPPADPAGERPFELAFEAVERGLAEQLRAVGVSGGRGP, from the coding sequence GTGTCCGACGCCATCTACGACCTGCTCTGCGCCGGCGGCCGGCCGGTGTGGACGCTGTGCACGAGCCCGACGGTGCTCCATGCCGAGCGGGCGAAGCTCCCCCCGCCGTTCCTGGTGGCGGCGAACCACGAGGGACCCTTCGACATCCCGATGCTGATGCGGCACGTGCCCCAGCGGCTGGACTTCCTGTCGATCGTCGAGGTGTTCTCGCGGCCGCTGCTCGGGCCGTTCTACCGGAGCATGAACGCCTTCCCGCTGGACCGCTCGCGCCCCGACGCGGCGACGGTGCGGGTGATCCTCGACCGCCTCGCCCGCGGGCGGTGCGTCGCGATGTTCCCCGAGGGCGGGTTCCGCCGCGGACGCCACCGCGTGACGGCGGGCGGGCGGATCCGGCCGGGCCTCGGCGGGCTGGCGCGGCTGGCGGGGGTGCCGGTGCTGCCGGCGGTGATGGCCGGCGGCGAGCGCTTCGCCGGCGTGCGGCCCTGGCTGCCGACCCGCTCGGTGCGGTACGGCGTGGCGTTCGGCGAGGCGATGGACCCGCCGGCCGATCCGGCGGGCGAGCGGCCCTTCGAGCTCGCCTTCGAGGCGGTGGAGCGGGGGCTGGCGGAGCAGCTGCGGGCGGTGGGC